The Equus przewalskii isolate Varuska chromosome 8, EquPr2, whole genome shotgun sequence genome has a window encoding:
- the TMEM249 gene encoding cation channel sperm-associated auxiliary subunit TMEM249, which produces MFRHPTLQVRAVNQTVQEAPGKSATVGRGRWQQTSRPVDDRLYQIQIPKGRITGLPTTSSGKPFQLWALGHLCTERHLAKRLKDNSFYPFTQQQPNVFVLEYYLDTLWKGTLLFVVCLLFVSFGFLSQVQNQETWGFPAYGVGVGLWLMISSLPRRRLVLNHTRGMYHFSIEGRTVCQGPMHLIYLRLALNSDAYGRCFFQLVLCGHKLEPLVLVQLSERYEQMEYLGRHIARKLNINYFDYLATSYRHVVRHWPLGTTFNPGVVLRKTGAYEKQGSQSDLDV; this is translated from the exons ATGTTCCGCCACCCCACCCTTCAGGTGAGGGCTGTGAACCAGACTGTACAGGAGGCCCCCG GTAAGAGCGCAACTGTGGGCAGAGGGCGGTGGCAGCAGACGAGCCGCCCAGTTGACGACCGCCTGTACCAGATCCAGATCCCCAAGGGCCGGATTACCGGCTTGCCCACGACCTCCAGCGGCAAGCCTTTCCAGCTCTGGGCCCTAGGACACTTGTGCACCGAGCGCCACCTGGCCAAGCGCCTCAAGGACAACAGCTTCTACCCGTTCACGCAGCAGCAGCCCAATG TCTTCGTGCTCGAGTACTACCTGGACACGCTGTGGAAGGGGACGCTGCTCTTCGTCGTCTGCCTCTTATTCGTCAGCTTCGGCTTCTTGAGTCAG GTGCAGAACCAGGAGACTTGGGGCTTCCCCGCGTACGGCGTGGGCGTGGGCCTGTGGCTCATGATCTCGTCGCTGCCGCGGCGCCGCCTGGTGCTGAACCACACGCGCGGCATGTACCACTTCTCCATCGAGGGCCGCACAGTGTGTCAGGGACCCATGCACCTGATCTACTTGCGCCTGGCACTCAACTCGGACG CCTACGGAAGGTGCTTCTTCCAGCTGGTTCTGTGCGGCCACAAGCTGGAGCCGCTGGTGTTGGTGCAGCTTTCAGAGCGCTACGAG CAAATGGAATACCTGGGCCGTCACATCGCCCGGAAGCTCAACATTAACTACTTCGACTACCTAGCCACGTCCTACCGGCACGTGGTCCGCCACTGGCCGCTGGGGACCACTTTCAACCCAGGCGTGGTGCTGCGCAAGACCGGCGCCTACGAAAAGCAGGGCTCTCAGTCCGACCTGGACGTGTAG
- the FBXL6 gene encoding F-box/LRR-repeat protein 6 isoform X2, with the protein MRPGRSADSTHRGTPRRGWPARPRHGPPPEAPPRKSSAQPAGRCWPGVQATPLSRAHLARPRPFRRQPRPFRSSGAGCVARLVVMARGAARGARRRVRGAPPVMARGRSAEDWWWDRLAPSGSGYHLLQADSMLLVLPGPGPARARTHRRAARRAQRLRPPGTCAVAAKAKPRPAPAPEAPQGPDAGWGDRIPLEILLQIFGLLVATDGPMPFLGRAARVCRRWHEAASQPALWHTVTLSPPLAGRPALGEAKAEKKLLASLEWLMPTRFSQLQRLTLIHWKSQLVSESCPRLTFLKLSDCHGVTPDTLIMLAKSCPQLHSLDIQHSMVESTAVVSFLEEAGPRMQKLWLTYSSQTTAILGALLGSCCPQLQVLEVSTGINRNSTPLQLPVEALQQGCPQLQVLRLLNLMWLPKPSGRVVTPGPGFPGLEELCLASSTCNFVSNEVLGRLLHGSPNLRLLDLRGCARITPAGLRDLPCQELEQLHLGLYGMSDRLTLVKEGSALLTQKWCHTLRELDLSGQGFSEKDLDHALAAFSGIPGGSRPALCSLNLRGTRVTPSTVSSVISSCPGLLYLNLESCRCLPRGLKRAYRGPEEVQWCLEQLLTSLPSLS; encoded by the exons ATGCGACCAGGCAGGAGCGCGGACTCTACTCACCGCGGAACTCCAAGACGCGGCTGGCCGGCCCGCCCCCGGCATGGCCCGCCGCCGGAAGCCCCGCCCCGGAAGTCGAGTGCGCAGCCGGCGGGGAGGTGCTGGCCCGGGGTCCAGGCCACGCCCCTTTCGAGGGCACACCtagccaggccccgccccttccgTCGCCAGCCCCGCCCCTTCCGCTCCTCGGGGGCCGGCTGTGTAGCGCGCCTGGTGGTTATGGCTCGCGGGGCTGCCAGGGGGGCCCGGCGCAGAGTCCGGGGCGCGCCGCCGGTCATGGCGCGGGGCCGCTCGGCAGAGGACTGGTGGTGGGATCGGCTGGCTCCGAGCGGCTCCGGGTACCACCTGCTGCAGGCGGACAGCATGCTGCTGGTGCTGCCCGGCCCGGGGCCCGCCCGCGCCCGCACGCACAGGCGCGCTGCCCGCCGAGCTCAGCGGCTGCGGCCCCCGGGGACCTGCGCCGTGGCAGCCAAAGCCAAGCCCAGACCCGCGCCCGCCCCTGAGGCGCCGCAGGGGCCCGACGCGGGCTGGGGCGACCGCATTCCCTTGGAAATCCTGCTGCAGATTTTCGGGCTGCTGGTGGCGACCGATGGGCCCATGCCCTTCCTCGGCAG GGCTGCACGCGTGTGCCGCCGCTGGCACGAGGCCGCCTCCCAGCCCGCGCTCTGGCACACCGTGACCCTGTCTCCTCCGCTGGCTGGCCGCCCCGCCCTTGGCGAGGCCAAGGCCGAGAAGAAGctccttgcatccctggagtgGCTTATGCCCACTCG GTTCTCACAGCTCCAGAGGCTGACCCTCATCCACTGGAAGTCCCAG CTGGTTAGCGAGTCCTGTCCTCGGCTCACCTTCCTCAAGCTTTCTGATTGCCATGGTGTGACCCCTGACACTCTGATCATGCTAGCCAAATCCTGCCCCCAGCTCCACAGCCTGGACATACAGCACTCCATG GTGGAGTCCACGGCTGTGGTaagcttcttggaggaggcaggCCCCCGAATGCAAAAGCTGTGGCTGACTTACAGCTCCCAGACAACAGCCATCTTGGGTGCGCTGCTG GGCAGCTGCTGCCCCCAGCTCCAGGTCCTGGAGGTGAGCACCGGCATCAACCGCAACAGCACTCCGCTCCAGCTGCCTGTTGAGGCCCTGCAGCAAGGCTGCCCTCAGCTGCAG GTGCTGCGGCTGCTAAACCTGATGTGGCTGCCTAAGCCTTCCGGGCGAGTGGTGACTCCTGGCCCAGGCTTCCCGGGCCTCGAGGAGCTCTGCCTCGCCAGCTCCACCTGCAACTTTGTGAGCAATGAGGTCCTGGGCCGCTTGCTCCATGGCTCCCCTAACCTGCGCCTGTTGGATCTTCGTGGCTGTGCTCGCATCACGCCTGCTGGCCTGCGTGATCTGCCATGTCAGG AGCTGGAGCAGCTTCACCTGGGCTTGTACGGCATGTCGGACCGGCTGACTCTAGTTAAGGAGGGCAGCGCCCTATTGACCCAGAAGTGGTGCCACACGCTGAGGGAACTGGACTTGAGTGGCCAGGGTTTCAGCGAGAAGGACCTGGATCACGCCCTAGCTGCCTTTTCAGGCATCCCTGGGGGCTCACGCCCAGCCCTGTGCTCCCTCAACCTCAGGGGCACCCGGGTCACACCAAGCACTGTCAG CTCTGTGATCAGCAGCTGTCCAGGCCTGCTGTACCTCAACCTGGAGTCCTGCCGCTGCCTTCCCCGGGGCTTGAAGCGGGCCTATCGGGGCCCAGAGGAAGTGCAGTGGTGCCTGGAGCAGCTGCTCACCAGCCTCCCGTCCCTCAGCTAG
- the FBXL6 gene encoding F-box/LRR-repeat protein 6 isoform X1: MRPGRSADSTHRGTPRRGWPARPRHGPPPEAPPRKSSAQPAGRCWPGVQATPLSRAHLARPRPFRRQPRPFRSSGAGCVARLVVMARGAARGARRRVRGAPPVMARGRSAEDWWWDRLAPSGSGYHLLQADSMLLVLPGPGPARARTHRRAARRAQRLRPPGTCAVAAKAKPRPAPAPEAPQGPDAGWGDRIPLEILLQIFGLLVATDGPMPFLGRAARVCRRWHEAASQPALWHTVTLSPPLAGRPALGEAKAEKKLLASLEWLMPTRVGRTPTEGAVWEHFAALLLLSAQVLTAPEADPHPLEVPGTPRVEGESSRLPCLPAVTLSGCPGLPGSGSGTLEPTAAPWGCLPGSPFLLSPPAGRCQRWEHLSGPGMGRKEVIAEAVKWGWHEPLVSFLYGPQPALPQFWLTLCLPQLVSESCPRLTFLKLSDCHGVTPDTLIMLAKSCPQLHSLDIQHSMVESTAVVSFLEEAGPRMQKLWLTYSSQTTAILGALLGSCCPQLQVLEVSTGINRNSTPLQLPVEALQQGCPQLQVLRLLNLMWLPKPSGRVVTPGPGFPGLEELCLASSTCNFVSNEVLGRLLHGSPNLRLLDLRGCARITPAGLRDLPCQELEQLHLGLYGMSDRLTLVKEGSALLTQKWCHTLRELDLSGQGFSEKDLDHALAAFSGIPGGSRPALCSLNLRGTRVTPSTVSSVISSCPGLLYLNLESCRCLPRGLKRAYRGPEEVQWCLEQLLTSLPSLS, from the exons ATGCGACCAGGCAGGAGCGCGGACTCTACTCACCGCGGAACTCCAAGACGCGGCTGGCCGGCCCGCCCCCGGCATGGCCCGCCGCCGGAAGCCCCGCCCCGGAAGTCGAGTGCGCAGCCGGCGGGGAGGTGCTGGCCCGGGGTCCAGGCCACGCCCCTTTCGAGGGCACACCtagccaggccccgccccttccgTCGCCAGCCCCGCCCCTTCCGCTCCTCGGGGGCCGGCTGTGTAGCGCGCCTGGTGGTTATGGCTCGCGGGGCTGCCAGGGGGGCCCGGCGCAGAGTCCGGGGCGCGCCGCCGGTCATGGCGCGGGGCCGCTCGGCAGAGGACTGGTGGTGGGATCGGCTGGCTCCGAGCGGCTCCGGGTACCACCTGCTGCAGGCGGACAGCATGCTGCTGGTGCTGCCCGGCCCGGGGCCCGCCCGCGCCCGCACGCACAGGCGCGCTGCCCGCCGAGCTCAGCGGCTGCGGCCCCCGGGGACCTGCGCCGTGGCAGCCAAAGCCAAGCCCAGACCCGCGCCCGCCCCTGAGGCGCCGCAGGGGCCCGACGCGGGCTGGGGCGACCGCATTCCCTTGGAAATCCTGCTGCAGATTTTCGGGCTGCTGGTGGCGACCGATGGGCCCATGCCCTTCCTCGGCAG GGCTGCACGCGTGTGCCGCCGCTGGCACGAGGCCGCCTCCCAGCCCGCGCTCTGGCACACCGTGACCCTGTCTCCTCCGCTGGCTGGCCGCCCCGCCCTTGGCGAGGCCAAGGCCGAGAAGAAGctccttgcatccctggagtgGCTTATGCCCACTCG GGTGGGGAGGACGCCGACAGAAGGGGCAGTGTGGGAACACTTTGCAGCTCTGCTTCTGCTGTCGGCCCAGGTTCTCACAGCTCCAGAGGCTGACCCTCATCCACTGGAAGTCCCAGGTACACCCCGTGTTGAAGGTGAGAGCTCGAGGCTGCCCTGCCTACCAGCCGTGACACTCTCGGGTTGCCCAGGACTTCCAGGGAGTGGGTCAGGCACCCTGGAGCCCACCGCTGCCCCATGGGGATGCCTGCCTGGTTCTCCTTTCCTGTTGTCTCCTCCAGCAGGGAGGTGTCAGAGATGGGAGCACCTAAGTGGGCCTGGCATGGGCAGAAAGGAGGTCATAGCTGAGGCAGTAAAATGGGGTTGGCACGAGCCattggtttctttcctttatgGACCACAGCCTGCCCTCCCCCAATTCTGGCTGACTCTCTGTCTTCCACAGCTGGTTAGCGAGTCCTGTCCTCGGCTCACCTTCCTCAAGCTTTCTGATTGCCATGGTGTGACCCCTGACACTCTGATCATGCTAGCCAAATCCTGCCCCCAGCTCCACAGCCTGGACATACAGCACTCCATG GTGGAGTCCACGGCTGTGGTaagcttcttggaggaggcaggCCCCCGAATGCAAAAGCTGTGGCTGACTTACAGCTCCCAGACAACAGCCATCTTGGGTGCGCTGCTG GGCAGCTGCTGCCCCCAGCTCCAGGTCCTGGAGGTGAGCACCGGCATCAACCGCAACAGCACTCCGCTCCAGCTGCCTGTTGAGGCCCTGCAGCAAGGCTGCCCTCAGCTGCAG GTGCTGCGGCTGCTAAACCTGATGTGGCTGCCTAAGCCTTCCGGGCGAGTGGTGACTCCTGGCCCAGGCTTCCCGGGCCTCGAGGAGCTCTGCCTCGCCAGCTCCACCTGCAACTTTGTGAGCAATGAGGTCCTGGGCCGCTTGCTCCATGGCTCCCCTAACCTGCGCCTGTTGGATCTTCGTGGCTGTGCTCGCATCACGCCTGCTGGCCTGCGTGATCTGCCATGTCAGG AGCTGGAGCAGCTTCACCTGGGCTTGTACGGCATGTCGGACCGGCTGACTCTAGTTAAGGAGGGCAGCGCCCTATTGACCCAGAAGTGGTGCCACACGCTGAGGGAACTGGACTTGAGTGGCCAGGGTTTCAGCGAGAAGGACCTGGATCACGCCCTAGCTGCCTTTTCAGGCATCCCTGGGGGCTCACGCCCAGCCCTGTGCTCCCTCAACCTCAGGGGCACCCGGGTCACACCAAGCACTGTCAG CTCTGTGATCAGCAGCTGTCCAGGCCTGCTGTACCTCAACCTGGAGTCCTGCCGCTGCCTTCCCCGGGGCTTGAAGCGGGCCTATCGGGGCCCAGAGGAAGTGCAGTGGTGCCTGGAGCAGCTGCTCACCAGCCTCCCGTCCCTCAGCTAG
- the FBXL6 gene encoding F-box/LRR-repeat protein 6 isoform X3, which yields MRPGRSADSTHRGTPRRGWPARPRHGPPPEAPPRKSSAQPAGRCWPGVQATPLSRAHLARPRPFRRQPRPFRSSGAGCVARLVVMARGAARGARRRVRGAPPVMARGRSAEDWWWDRLAPSGSGYHLLQADSMLLVLPGPGPARARTHRRAARRAQRLRPPGTCAVAAKAKPRPAPAPEAPQGPDAGWGDRIPLEILLQIFGLLVATDGPMPFLGRAARVCRRWHEAASQPALWHTVTLSPPLAGRPALGEAKAEKKLLASLEWLMPTRFSQLQRLTLIHWKSQVHPVLKLVSESCPRLTFLKLSDCHGVTPDTLIMLAKSCPQLHSLDIQHSMVESTAVVSFLEEAGPRMQKLWLTYSSQTTAILGALLGSCCPQLQVLEVSTGINRNSTPLQLPVEALQQGCPQLQVLRLLNLMWLPKPSGRVVTPGPGFPGLEELCLASSTCNFVSNEVLGRLLHGSPNLRLLDLRGCARITPAGLRDLPCQELEQLHLGLYGMSDRLTLVKEGSALLTQKWCHTLRELDLSGQGFSEKDLDHALAAFSGIPGGSRPALCSLNLRGTRVTPSTVSSVISSCPGLLYLNLESCRCLPRGLKRAYRGPEEVQWCLEQLLTSLPSLS from the exons ATGCGACCAGGCAGGAGCGCGGACTCTACTCACCGCGGAACTCCAAGACGCGGCTGGCCGGCCCGCCCCCGGCATGGCCCGCCGCCGGAAGCCCCGCCCCGGAAGTCGAGTGCGCAGCCGGCGGGGAGGTGCTGGCCCGGGGTCCAGGCCACGCCCCTTTCGAGGGCACACCtagccaggccccgccccttccgTCGCCAGCCCCGCCCCTTCCGCTCCTCGGGGGCCGGCTGTGTAGCGCGCCTGGTGGTTATGGCTCGCGGGGCTGCCAGGGGGGCCCGGCGCAGAGTCCGGGGCGCGCCGCCGGTCATGGCGCGGGGCCGCTCGGCAGAGGACTGGTGGTGGGATCGGCTGGCTCCGAGCGGCTCCGGGTACCACCTGCTGCAGGCGGACAGCATGCTGCTGGTGCTGCCCGGCCCGGGGCCCGCCCGCGCCCGCACGCACAGGCGCGCTGCCCGCCGAGCTCAGCGGCTGCGGCCCCCGGGGACCTGCGCCGTGGCAGCCAAAGCCAAGCCCAGACCCGCGCCCGCCCCTGAGGCGCCGCAGGGGCCCGACGCGGGCTGGGGCGACCGCATTCCCTTGGAAATCCTGCTGCAGATTTTCGGGCTGCTGGTGGCGACCGATGGGCCCATGCCCTTCCTCGGCAG GGCTGCACGCGTGTGCCGCCGCTGGCACGAGGCCGCCTCCCAGCCCGCGCTCTGGCACACCGTGACCCTGTCTCCTCCGCTGGCTGGCCGCCCCGCCCTTGGCGAGGCCAAGGCCGAGAAGAAGctccttgcatccctggagtgGCTTATGCCCACTCG GTTCTCACAGCTCCAGAGGCTGACCCTCATCCACTGGAAGTCCCAGGTACACCCCGTGTTGAAG CTGGTTAGCGAGTCCTGTCCTCGGCTCACCTTCCTCAAGCTTTCTGATTGCCATGGTGTGACCCCTGACACTCTGATCATGCTAGCCAAATCCTGCCCCCAGCTCCACAGCCTGGACATACAGCACTCCATG GTGGAGTCCACGGCTGTGGTaagcttcttggaggaggcaggCCCCCGAATGCAAAAGCTGTGGCTGACTTACAGCTCCCAGACAACAGCCATCTTGGGTGCGCTGCTG GGCAGCTGCTGCCCCCAGCTCCAGGTCCTGGAGGTGAGCACCGGCATCAACCGCAACAGCACTCCGCTCCAGCTGCCTGTTGAGGCCCTGCAGCAAGGCTGCCCTCAGCTGCAG GTGCTGCGGCTGCTAAACCTGATGTGGCTGCCTAAGCCTTCCGGGCGAGTGGTGACTCCTGGCCCAGGCTTCCCGGGCCTCGAGGAGCTCTGCCTCGCCAGCTCCACCTGCAACTTTGTGAGCAATGAGGTCCTGGGCCGCTTGCTCCATGGCTCCCCTAACCTGCGCCTGTTGGATCTTCGTGGCTGTGCTCGCATCACGCCTGCTGGCCTGCGTGATCTGCCATGTCAGG AGCTGGAGCAGCTTCACCTGGGCTTGTACGGCATGTCGGACCGGCTGACTCTAGTTAAGGAGGGCAGCGCCCTATTGACCCAGAAGTGGTGCCACACGCTGAGGGAACTGGACTTGAGTGGCCAGGGTTTCAGCGAGAAGGACCTGGATCACGCCCTAGCTGCCTTTTCAGGCATCCCTGGGGGCTCACGCCCAGCCCTGTGCTCCCTCAACCTCAGGGGCACCCGGGTCACACCAAGCACTGTCAG CTCTGTGATCAGCAGCTGTCCAGGCCTGCTGTACCTCAACCTGGAGTCCTGCCGCTGCCTTCCCCGGGGCTTGAAGCGGGCCTATCGGGGCCCAGAGGAAGTGCAGTGGTGCCTGGAGCAGCTGCTCACCAGCCTCCCGTCCCTCAGCTAG